The following coding sequences lie in one Oncorhynchus nerka isolate Pitt River linkage group LG14, Oner_Uvic_2.0, whole genome shotgun sequence genomic window:
- the ompa gene encoding olfactory marker protein a has product MSSQMYTELSAAPSSGSALELRFAEDTSLTEVMRLRVQSLQRSGQRRQEGERLLLPHEAVYRLDFANQELTFVHWSVSLIGNGRVTVTGISQLWTPDLTHLMTRQLLEPVGTFWRNAGDPEDTPLKCLEADIQEFGERIAELAKVRKVMYFLFAFKEGAEADKVSISVEFNQA; this is encoded by the exons ATGAGCTCTCAGATGTACACAGAGCTGTCTGCGGCTCCCTCGTCTGGCTCAGCCCTGGAGCTACGCTTTGCAGAGGACACCTCTCTCACTGAG GTGATGCGGCTACGTGTCCAGTCCCTGCAGCGGAGCGGTCAGAGGCGACAGGAGGGGGAGCGGTTGCTCCTCCCCCACGAGGCTGTCTACCGTCTGGACTTTGCCAATCAGGAGCTGACGTTCGTCCACTGGTCGGTGTCTCTGATTGGCAATGGCAGAGTGACCGTCACGGGGATCTCCCAGCTCTGGACCCCTGACCTCACACACTTGATGACCCGGCAGCTTCTAGAACCCGTCGGAACATTCTGGCGGAACGCTGGCGACCCGGAGGACACACCCCTCAAGTGTCTGGAGGCAGACATCCAGGAGTTTGGGGAGCGAATCGCGGAGCTGGCCAAGGTCCGCAAGGTCATGTACTTCCTGTTTGCCTTTAAGGAGGGGGCAGAGGCTGACAAGGTCAGCATCTCCGTGGAGTTTAATCAGGCCTGA